One window of Cohnella hashimotonis genomic DNA carries:
- a CDS encoding carbohydrate ABC transporter permease, whose amino-acid sequence MSKSIGFTLRWATLLLVAAVSLFPIYWMVMSSFRTHEEIFRYTELGRGLFLPVDWTLQNYRDIFLDPAKPFGRYLLNTLSVSVVVTAAGLLINAMAAFSFAKLRFPFKKGLLALFLSSLVIPYEVIMIPQYLLMRDLGWINSYKALIFPQIVWVFGIFMLIQFFADIPRDILDAARMDGARWPRIFGVIVLPAAVPALITLGIMTFLNQWDSFLWPLVVINEEKRQVIQVAISSYQSLRGISWGKIMAATTISSVPILAVFVLLQRYYVQGITMSGVKG is encoded by the coding sequence ATGTCAAAATCGATCGGCTTCACGCTCCGGTGGGCGACGCTGCTGCTCGTGGCGGCCGTTTCCCTGTTCCCGATTTACTGGATGGTCATGAGCTCGTTCCGCACGCACGAAGAAATCTTCCGCTATACCGAGCTCGGCCGCGGCTTGTTCCTGCCAGTCGACTGGACCCTGCAAAATTACCGCGACATCTTCCTCGACCCCGCCAAGCCGTTCGGCAGATACCTGCTCAACACGCTGTCCGTCTCCGTTGTCGTCACCGCGGCCGGGCTGCTGATCAACGCAATGGCGGCTTTCTCCTTCGCCAAGCTGAGGTTCCCTTTTAAAAAAGGCTTGCTGGCGCTGTTCCTCTCCTCGCTCGTCATTCCGTACGAGGTGATCATGATCCCGCAGTACCTGCTTATGCGGGACCTCGGCTGGATCAACAGCTACAAGGCGCTTATTTTCCCGCAGATCGTCTGGGTGTTCGGCATCTTCATGCTCATCCAGTTTTTTGCCGACATCCCGCGCGACATTCTCGACGCGGCGCGGATGGACGGCGCCCGCTGGCCGCGCATCTTCGGCGTGATCGTGCTTCCGGCGGCAGTGCCCGCGCTCATCACGCTCGGCATCATGACGTTCCTGAACCAGTGGGATTCGTTCCTCTGGCCGCTCGTCGTCATCAACGAAGAGAAGCGGCAGGTGATCCAGGTGGCGATCTCCTCCTACCAGTCGCTGCGCGGCATCTCGTGGGGCAAGATCATGGCGGCGACGACGATCAGCTCGGTGCCGATCCTGGCGGTGTTCGTGCTGCTGCAGCGCTATTACGTTCAGGGCATTACGATGTCCGGGGTGAAAGGATGA
- a CDS encoding DinB family protein, giving the protein MSTIIVDSAKTVRRLSMDAIEAIPESLFDIRPEGFNNTIRWNAGHLIYWMDAYRSLCFSAESAIPPSYAAFFNSGTKPADWTATPPDKEELLAMMARQLASFDEIATSRLNEPLPSPLQFGPLTFRLAGELFNFGLMHESMHLATCGSLVKAASVRSAGVSAS; this is encoded by the coding sequence ATGTCCACGATCATCGTCGATTCCGCCAAAACCGTCCGCCGCTTGTCCATGGATGCGATCGAAGCCATTCCCGAATCGCTGTTCGACATCCGTCCCGAAGGCTTTAACAACACGATACGTTGGAATGCGGGCCATCTGATCTACTGGATGGACGCTTACCGGTCGCTCTGCTTTTCCGCCGAGTCGGCTATTCCGCCCTCTTATGCCGCCTTCTTTAACTCCGGCACGAAGCCTGCGGATTGGACCGCGACGCCGCCGGACAAAGAGGAACTCCTCGCGATGATGGCGCGCCAGCTCGCGTCCTTCGACGAGATCGCGACGTCCAGGCTGAACGAGCCGCTGCCGTCGCCGCTGCAGTTCGGACCGCTCACGTTCCGCCTTGCAGGCGAGCTGTTCAACTTCGGCCTGATGCACGAGTCGATGCACCTGGCGACTTGCGGGAGTCTGGTCAAGGCGGCAAGCGTTCGATCGGCAGGCGTATCCGCGTCCTGA
- a CDS encoding LysR family transcriptional regulator, with product MEFKQLQYFMAVCEELHFSRAAERMGVSAPNISQQIRALEEELGVLLFDRIGRKIVLTDAGAILREHGSAALGQLRQAGDAIADLKHKQGGALSIGVLPGDADLLFDALLLDFHRAYPQVSVSLLETMKVTEQVLDRSIDIGVTIRPVADERLTTIPLFREEFALAVNSQHPLAAESAVPLAKLASLKLVLFPGDHQCRRLLEQYCLEQGFRVQPHLETTTLASLLRMVEQGFGACVLPRLLLENLDGADIRTLRLIQPTPSQDICLVYRSDRYVSYAMRTFIKTLRHYIEAAIRHANIS from the coding sequence ATGGAGTTCAAGCAGCTTCAATATTTTATGGCTGTCTGCGAGGAACTGCACTTCTCGCGGGCGGCCGAGCGAATGGGCGTGAGCGCGCCGAATATCAGCCAGCAAATCCGGGCGTTGGAGGAGGAGCTCGGCGTGCTGCTGTTCGACCGCATCGGCCGAAAAATCGTGCTCACCGACGCCGGCGCGATTTTGCGGGAGCATGGCTCCGCCGCCCTCGGACAGCTGCGGCAGGCGGGCGACGCCATCGCGGATCTCAAGCACAAGCAAGGCGGGGCGCTCTCCATCGGCGTCCTGCCCGGAGACGCGGACCTGTTGTTCGACGCGCTGCTGCTCGATTTTCACCGTGCCTACCCGCAGGTGTCGGTATCGCTGCTGGAAACGATGAAAGTGACGGAGCAGGTGCTCGACCGCAGCATCGATATCGGCGTGACGATCCGTCCCGTCGCCGACGAACGTCTGACGACGATCCCCTTGTTCCGCGAGGAGTTCGCGCTGGCCGTGAACAGTCAGCATCCGCTCGCGGCCGAGAGCGCAGTGCCCCTGGCCAAGCTGGCGTCGCTCAAGCTCGTCCTGTTCCCGGGCGATCATCAATGCCGCAGGCTGCTCGAGCAGTACTGCCTGGAGCAGGGTTTTCGCGTACAGCCCCATTTGGAAACGACGACGCTGGCCTCCCTGCTGCGAATGGTCGAACAGGGCTTCGGCGCCTGCGTGCTTCCGCGCCTGCTGCTGGAAAACCTGGATGGCGCCGACATACGAACCTTGCGCCTGATCCAGCCTACGCCGAGCCAGGACATTTGCCTTGTCTACCGAAGCGACAGATACGTCAGCTATGCGATGCGGACCTTCATCAAGACGCTGCGCCATTATATCGAGGCCGCGATCCGGCACGCTAATATTTCGTAA
- a CDS encoding ribulokinase — protein MSTQKYAIGVDYGTQSGRAVLVDLSNGHEIADHVTPYPHGVIDEKLPVSGIELGHDWALQHPDDYLEVLRRSVPAVLQASGIAAEDVIGLGIDFTACTMLPVDESGTPLCFLPEWRDNPHGWVKLWKHHAAQDEADRLNAIAAERGEKFLPRYGGKISSEWMVAKVWQILNEAPEVYEATDLFTEATDWVVSQLTGQFVRNSCTAGYKSIWHKREGYPSREFFKALDPRLENLTATKLRGDIKPLGSKAGELTAKMAELTGLKAGTAITVGNVDAHAAVPAVGVVDEGKLVMAMGTSICHMVLGKEEVEVEGMCGVVEDGIIEGYMGYEAGQSAVGDIFEWFVEEAVPAYVKEAAEKDGVGVHQWLTERAAHYKPGETGLVALDWWNGNRSVLVDTNLTGVVVGYTLLTKPEEMYRTLLEATAFGTRTIIDAFHNNGVPVHEVYACGGLPQKNALLMQIYADVTNREIKVADSKQTPAVGAAMFGAVAAGAAKGGYDSVVDAAKAMARVREETFKPIPENVAVYERLYAEYRTLHDYFGRGANNIMKRLKALKKEAAR, from the coding sequence ATGAGTACGCAAAAATACGCCATCGGCGTCGACTACGGCACGCAGTCGGGACGCGCGGTGCTGGTCGACCTCTCGAACGGCCACGAAATCGCGGATCACGTCACGCCTTACCCGCACGGCGTCATCGACGAGAAACTGCCGGTCTCCGGCATCGAACTCGGCCACGACTGGGCGCTGCAGCACCCGGACGACTACCTGGAGGTGCTGCGCCGTTCGGTGCCCGCCGTGCTGCAGGCTTCCGGCATCGCGGCGGAGGACGTCATCGGCCTTGGCATCGACTTCACGGCTTGCACGATGCTGCCCGTGGACGAGAGCGGCACGCCGCTTTGCTTCCTGCCCGAATGGCGGGACAATCCGCACGGCTGGGTCAAGCTGTGGAAGCACCACGCCGCGCAGGACGAGGCGGACCGCCTGAACGCCATTGCGGCGGAGCGGGGCGAGAAGTTCCTGCCGCGCTACGGCGGCAAGATCTCGTCGGAGTGGATGGTCGCCAAGGTGTGGCAGATTCTGAACGAAGCGCCCGAAGTATACGAGGCGACAGACCTGTTCACCGAGGCGACCGACTGGGTCGTCTCGCAGCTGACGGGACAGTTCGTACGCAACAGCTGCACGGCCGGCTACAAGTCGATTTGGCATAAGCGGGAGGGCTACCCGAGCCGGGAATTCTTCAAGGCGCTCGATCCGCGGCTGGAGAACCTGACGGCGACCAAGCTGCGCGGCGACATTAAGCCGCTTGGCTCGAAGGCCGGCGAATTGACGGCTAAAATGGCCGAGCTGACGGGCCTTAAGGCCGGCACGGCGATCACGGTCGGCAACGTGGACGCGCATGCGGCGGTGCCTGCGGTCGGCGTCGTGGACGAGGGCAAGCTGGTCATGGCGATGGGCACGTCGATCTGCCATATGGTGCTCGGCAAGGAAGAGGTTGAGGTAGAAGGCATGTGCGGCGTCGTCGAGGACGGCATCATCGAAGGCTATATGGGCTACGAGGCCGGGCAATCGGCTGTCGGCGACATCTTCGAATGGTTCGTCGAGGAAGCGGTACCGGCGTATGTGAAGGAAGCGGCGGAAAAAGACGGCGTCGGCGTGCACCAATGGCTGACGGAACGCGCGGCGCACTACAAGCCGGGCGAGACGGGCCTTGTAGCGCTGGACTGGTGGAACGGCAATCGCTCGGTGCTCGTGGACACGAACCTGACGGGCGTCGTCGTCGGCTACACGCTGCTGACCAAGCCGGAGGAAATGTACCGGACGCTGCTCGAGGCGACGGCGTTCGGGACGCGGACGATTATCGACGCGTTCCATAACAACGGCGTGCCGGTTCACGAAGTGTACGCGTGCGGCGGATTGCCGCAGAAGAACGCGCTGCTCATGCAGATCTACGCGGACGTAACGAACCGCGAGATCAAGGTGGCGGATTCGAAGCAGACGCCGGCGGTCGGCGCGGCGATGTTCGGCGCGGTGGCGGCGGGCGCGGCAAAGGGCGGCTACGACAGCGTCGTCGACGCGGCGAAGGCGATGGCGCGCGTGCGGGAGGAGACGTTTAAGCCGATTCCGGAGAACGTGGCGGTGTACGAGCGGCTGTACGCGGAGTACCGGACGCTGCACGACTACTTCGGCCGCGGCGCGAACAACATCATGAAGCGCCTGAAGGCGCTGAAGAAAGAGGCAGCAAGGTAA